The following coding sequences are from one Microtus pennsylvanicus isolate mMicPen1 chromosome 1, mMicPen1.hap1, whole genome shotgun sequence window:
- the Selenow gene encoding selenoprotein W — protein sequence MRSGAMALAVRVVYCGAUGYKPKYLQLKEKLEHEFPGCLDICGEGTPQVTGFFEVTVAGKLVHSKKRGDGYVDTESKFRKLVAAIKAALAQCQ from the exons ATGCGATCTGGAGCAATGGCGCTCGCCGTTCGAGTTGTGTATTG TGGAGCTTGAGGCTACAAGCCCAAG TATCTCCAGCTCAAGGAGAAGCTAGAACATGAGTTTCCCGGATGCCTGGACATT TGTGGCGAGGGGACTCCCCAGGTCACCGGGTTCTTTGAAGTGACAGTAGCAGGGAAATTGGTTCACTCCAAGAAG agAGGTGATGGCTACGTGGATACAGAAAGCAAGTTTCGGAAACTGGTAGCCGCCATCAAAGCTGCCCTGGCTCAGTGCCAGTGA
- the LOC142855836 gene encoding homeobox protein Crxos-like, translating into MAEGPAPRKSAPTEGCLDVKQLACTLSTLDLEYSWKQLEKHFRMEPHPDLETQRVLATRLNLTEEQVKTWFTQRSLEPEMCILSAWLLWKPVRHCNPYSFASSKAGGCRSPSRPINSRERFRQNFQRYLKLMQLYHTRRRHLRQGLYKSREPRTVKPHISLASCQGKESSQNSPGLPETLEALKKLRLSSGYPNTDDL; encoded by the exons ATGGCGGAAGGGCCTGCGCCGCGTAAATCTGCTCCCACAGAAGGATGTTTGGATGTCAAGCAGTTAG CCTGTACTCTGAGTACCCTTGACCTGGAGTACAGTTGGAAACAGCTGGAAAAACACTTCAGGATGGAGCCACACCCAGACCTAGAAACTCAAAGGGTCCTGGCCACGAGACTCAACCTGACGGAGGAACAAGTTAAG ACTTGGTTCACCCAGCGTTCCCTGGAGCCTGAGATGTGCATTCTCTCTGCTTGGCTACTATGGAAGCCTGTCCGCCACTGTAACCCTTATTCCTTTGCTTCCAGCAAAGCTGGGGGCTGCCGGTCACCAAGCAGGCCCATCAATTCCAGGGAGCGATTTAGACAGAATTTTCAGAGGTACCTGAAGCTCATGCAGTTGTACCACACCCGCAGAAGGCATTTAAGGCAAGGTTTGTACAAGTCACGGGAACCTCGCACAGTGAAGCCTCACATCAGCCTTGCATCCTGTCAAGGCAAGGAGTCTTCCCAAAACAGCCCCGGGCTCCCCGAAACTTTGGAAGCCTTGAAGAAGCTCAGGCTGTCTTCTGGGTACCCAAACACAGATGATTTATGA